In Flavobacterium piscisymbiosum, the sequence TTGGGCGTACCTGATAATGCGCTTCTACTTTATTTAACCAACGTTTTAAGCCTTTTTTTAAGCTATCCAAAGGTTGGTTTTTAGGCAATCTTTCGATATCCAAAACTGGTGGCAAATCACCTTTTTGCAATTTTACTGTTTTAATAAAAAGATTTGCCTGCTCGATAGAGTTTTCATTTGGGCGATAATAATGGTAAGCTCCACGTATAATTTTATGCTCTTTTGCTCCTTCCCAATTTTTTTTAAACTGTCTGTCAACTCTGTCATTGCCTGCAGTTGCACGAACAAAAACAAATTGTACAGGATATTTTTCTTCTAAAACTTCAACTTCATCCCATTGTATTTTTCCCTGAAATTCAGATACGTCAATTCCTATTACTTTTCCTTTATGATTTTCGAGTACCTTAATATTTCTAACATCCGAAAGATGTTTGTCAACAGCATCTTCATCTAAAACTTTGTTTGATTTAAAGCCAAGATAATATGCCAGTCCATCACGATAATGATAAACTGCAAAAAAGAAAAGTAATACAAAAAAAGAATAAATAATGAAGCGAATTGCTCTTGCAAAAATCGATTTTTGAGGTTTCGTTTTTCGTGAATAAGAGTTTCGTCTTGTCGTTTTTCTTGCCATTAAAATGAAACTACTTTTTCAAAAACACATTATTAACAACTGATAATAACACATAAAAAATGATAATTAACGGAATTGCCATGTATTGAAGCACTATTACTAAAAGTAAAGAAATCAACAAGAAAACGATTTGAAGCACATTATCCTTTACTGTAAACTTTTTAATTTTTAAAGCAAAAAGAGGGATTTCAGCATTTAAAATATATGCACTACATAGCGATATTAAAAGTAAAACCCAGTGATTGCTCAAAATTTCGAATACTATTAAAGAATCTGAATATTCTAAAACTAAAGGAAGACTTAAAATAAACAGCGCATTTGCAGGTGTTGGCAAACCAATAAAAGAATCTGTCTGACGCGTATCGATATTAAAATTTGCCAAACGATAGCAAGAACCTAACGTTACAATAAATCCTAAGAAAGGAATAAAAACCGACCCAATAACTTCATGAGGATTTGCACTTTTTAAAAACATAGAATACATTACATATCCTGGCACAACTCCACTGGTAACCATATCTGCCAAAGAATCTAATTGCAAACCAAGCGGACTTGAAACTTTAAATAATCTGGCAAAAAAACCATCAAAAAAATCGAAAAAGATTCCTAAACAAACCATATAAAAAGCCATTAAATAATCGTCTTGCGAAACGAAAACAACGGCGATACAACCACAAAATAAATTGATTAATGTGATTAAATTAGGAATGTGCTTTTTGATATTCATGATTTATAATTTTTGATAATTGCAACCACAAATTTCGCATAATAAGTGACAATTTATACTATTAGTATAAAAAATTTATATCAATCTTTTAAAAAAGTAAATGGGAAGTTTAGTTTCTAAAGTTTTTTTTATTTAAAATCCATCTTTTATAATATTTCTCAAAAGGAATAAATTTGCTGAGTAAAATATTATATTTTTGGTAAAAATTAAAACAGACTCCGGTTTGCTAAAATATATCCGTTGAAGAAAATCTTTGTGCTTTTATTATCTTGGAGTTGTACGTTGCAGTATGCGCAAACCGTTCGAAAGTATTCGAATGAATTTATGAATATTGGTGTCGACGCAGCAGCTCTGGGAATGTCAAGCGCAGTAACAGCTTCTACAAATGATGTAAACTCGGTTTATTGGAATCCGGCTGGTTTAACCAATCTTGAAGATCATCAAATTTCATTGATGCACGCCAATTATTTCGCAAATATTGCACAATACGATTATATAG encodes:
- a CDS encoding glycoside hydrolase family 25 protein, translating into MARKTTRRNSYSRKTKPQKSIFARAIRFIIYSFFVLLFFFAVYHYRDGLAYYLGFKSNKVLDEDAVDKHLSDVRNIKVLENHKGKVIGIDVSEFQGKIQWDEVEVLEEKYPVQFVFVRATAGNDRVDRQFKKNWEGAKEHKIIRGAYHYYRPNENSIEQANLFIKTVKLQKGDLPPVLDIERLPKNQPLDSLKKGLKRWLNKVEAHYQVRPIIYTGERYYGDFLKEEFGEYLFWIANYNFYREKIEDDWLFWQFTEKASLPGIKHRVDVNIYNGDLQQLQFITVE
- a CDS encoding CDP-alcohol phosphatidyltransferase family protein — encoded protein: MNIKKHIPNLITLINLFCGCIAVVFVSQDDYLMAFYMVCLGIFFDFFDGFFARLFKVSSPLGLQLDSLADMVTSGVVPGYVMYSMFLKSANPHEVIGSVFIPFLGFIVTLGSCYRLANFNIDTRQTDSFIGLPTPANALFILSLPLVLEYSDSLIVFEILSNHWVLLLISLCSAYILNAEIPLFALKIKKFTVKDNVLQIVFLLISLLLVIVLQYMAIPLIIIFYVLLSVVNNVFLKK